The Pan troglodytes isolate AG18354 chromosome 6, NHGRI_mPanTro3-v2.0_pri, whole genome shotgun sequence genomic sequence GGCCGAGAGCGAGCgggggctgctagcacgttgtcacctctcaatatgaAAATATCATTATGTACATTTGCATAAATTATAACAATCTGTAGTGATATTTAGTATACGTATGCATTAAATGACGTTAACTGACTTTATCCTTTGGGTGAGGTGATGCTGAGACAATATTGCACAAGTCTCTTGAATTTCTGCAAACCTTGTGAACAGAGGTACTTACAGATTTTGTTCCAGACTAACTTTTCAAGAATGTTTAGATAGTTAAAGCcttgggaaataaaaacagtGCCCCTTCTAGAGCAGAAGACAACAAACAGAAGTAAACAAAAAGATTTGTTTATTTTCCAGTGTAATAAAGATATCTTCCTCTGGGGCAAAGATTgggcattttatatttatataaaatgattccaatccattttatATAAATCACTGGGGTTCCCTAAGCATGGAGTTTCTCAGCTGTGACACAAACTCCTTTCATGCACAGTAGCTCCCTAGTACTCTGCATTGTTCCTATAGGACTTGGGGTGCAAATGGGAACTGGCTGGTACAAACATGGAGCTTATTGAGGTGCAGTGAGTAATAATTAAAGTCCTTTTGTCTCTGATTTAGGAGTCTTTTGTCTTCAGCTAGCATCCATGAAGCTGTGGCAGAGTAACTTATTAGTTTGCAAATTGGATGAAATCTTAGACTCTTCACAGTTCTTTCCTTCAATAGATAGCAGTATCAATGATACTCAGGATTCTCTAAGTGAAAGGAACTTTTAGATAATCTGGTTTCCAATTCAGTGTTCTCATTTTATAGGTAAAGAAACACAGCTTAGAGAGGtcaataaaattgtttataaaaacTCCACCCAATGGGGTTAAATCACTGTCATTtaccatgtaaattttaaaagtaagaaataaaaattgggtGTGAATATCTTAGAACACTAGgcacttaaatatttttgtttaatcatTCATTTCAGAGAGTTGGTATTCTTTCAGGCTCCCTTGCACATAGGCATAATTACacacaaaatatggtatatttgaTGCCTATAAGAATCTTCTGCAACTGGTGATCTTGTCTATAGGCAACCAAATTTGAGATATTAGACTGTAACAAGTTACGGTGGGATGCAGAATTAGCAGGAACTTCTCTCCTGTATTAGATACATTGTATTTAGCTCTTTCTTGTCCATAATCTCATAAATTTGTAGGTCATTTTAATTACTAATGCATTCTACTTTTAAATGCTAAATTATGGTCCTCTTTGACGGCTCTTTTAGCTTCTATTTCCAGCTGTTTACTAAGAATGGACGAGGTATTTCATGTGTCCTTGTTTTTCTGTGACTCAATAAGTGCCGGAGCATTTTCTAATTATAGCCAATGAATGTGGAACTAATTACCTACAACTATACAGACTGCAGCTTATTTGCTATTGAAATCCTGGTTGTAGACTTAGGTTTGTTGATTCTGCCTTTCCCCCCCTAATTACTCCAATTTTATAACTTACTAAATTTTTGTCTTactaaaaattttcaaacatattcaGGACGAGTTATGAAATCAATGTGAATAAGTAGGAACAAGTCTAGCATTCAGATAAAACAACTGGGCTTTAAGGTGATTCAGTgtaccaaatatttatttcaaagaagtAGAAGACAAAATGATGCCATGAAGTTAGTTCCTACTGCCAAAGCGGAGATTTGGATGAGAAAAGAGTTTAGACCAAACATCTGAAGATCTTTATGTTTAGTAAGGAGAGCCAGTGATATTCTGAGTTGAAGATGGGTTGAACTTTTCCATGAATTGTCCAGGAAAAATACCACAAAAAATCACATAATGTGCAGAATTAtccattatttttcaattttgttctcACTGTAtgatatataaaatctattttaaaagtgtttttctacttaaaaaataactattCATTTCAAGTgcctaaagaatattttttaagaatattttttaaaactgaactaTGTACTGGCCCCCTGAAATACCTCCATTTCTAAAGGTAGGAATCAGAGCTTACCTTTGGAAGTCACAATGTACAATACAGCTGGAAATAAGCAATTCAACTAACAATGAAAGCTTTTAGAAATGTTAACAATACCCTTTTAAGAGGGAAAATACAAACCTAAATATCTATCCTtgggaaatgaaataaattatacacTGAAATTctgcaaacattaaaaataggaaGACCTCTATATATTCATATGGGAAGACATTTACTATAAAATAGGGTAGACCCAAAAAGTGCAGGTAGTTTGATTCCACATgtcttaaaacattttacaattcacTACTTAAAAATCTCTAAAACTACACATGGAATTGACAATAGTGGTTATTTCTGGAAGCAGAATTGCCaagtgggtgtgtgtggtgtggggaggAATAGGGAGGGAGATTAATGACTGGTAGAGTGGGAAGATGTATATACTTTtactatatgaatttttaaacatatattgattttgtaacaaaatatctactttttgggaaaaaaaggcaaagatgaCCCATGTGGTGAatgcataaaacaaattaaaagagatcaaatttctgtcatttttaagTATTCTATCCCTGACACACTAAGGTGATAAAAGTGCTTAAAAACCACATTACatataggccaaaaaaaaaaaaagatgcatttattgaaacaagtgaaaataataatatcacaTCAGAGGCAAAGTGATACCATTTGAAACTGtgctttttatttatcaatttaaaattatctgttgATGCTTTCATTATACAAAGGATTCACTGTTAAATACTATAGATATAGTTAAGGCATAATTccagccctcaggaaacttatttGGTCAAGACAAATTTGATTAAGAGACAAGCTTTACAAACAGGTAAACAGTTTGAAATAATGCACAGTGTtacaagtagaaaaatatttattaaagaaaaataagaattatggTTATGAAGCATGCACATTTAGCCTTGTCTGGAAAAAGTTTATACGAAGGTGGTGCCTGAGGTCTTTTACATTAGATAACTTCTTAGTCCTCTGTCAGGTTCTCCACCTGGAATGCCACAGCTAGTTTTTCTTCTCCAAGGGTCAAAATGCTGCTCTTCCAACAACAAGCTTAAACACTAAACATAAAGCATTAAACATTCATTGTCATTTGTACTTGTCATTTATACTTGTGTATCTTATAGACAAAACGGTAAGCCCTTAAGAGCAGAAACTGCTTAAAAGTCATTTCTGTATCACTGGTGACTAGTGAGGTGTCTTGCACAGTGAAATGGGTGAATGATAGGAACTGGAGAGAGGGTAAGGGATCTAGTCTAGGCTATAGGGTTTGTATGAGCAAATTCCAAGATAGAAAAGATAGACTAGGTTAGTGCAGCATGTGACAAATGTTTTGAAGAATACATAGTGGACACCATCATCAGTCTTTCTGTGTCAGaaagacagacaaacaaaaaaacaatgaacaaagttATGCTATTCTAGGAAAGACAAATGGCCAGATCTGACTTTTCAAAACTACTCACATTGTGAAAATAGCAGGAACAAATCTAGTTTCAAGTTCAGCATGCCGCTCCCTGTTTAATTCATAAAACACAACTGGCAGAAGTATTACTTGAAGCAAAACAAAAGTAACGTGGGAACTTGCTTATTTGCTAAGCCAcaatgtatttttccaggaatagCATAAATTTGGCATCTTTCTTGGTGTCTATGGAAAAGGGGTTTAGAATTGTTtcactaaaaattaaatttctatattGTCAAACATGATTGTatactcaaattttaaaatgtgaagggAACACTTACTAAGCATTTCCTGGGTATGCCACTATATTAAGTCCTGGTAATATGATAtagtttatttcaaatttttttcaacTCATACTTCCTTTAAAATAGCACTGACCAAAAGAAAGTTAACATGAGCTTCATGtacaatttttaatctttttgcagaaaaataaactgagaaaggctaaaattgttttatttaagccACTATACCAAGACATATTGATTTCACCAATATAAAAATTGAGATAGTTTACATTTTTTGGTACATCTTTAAGATCtggtatgtattttatactgacagcacatctcaatttggacaaGCTACATTTCCAGGGCTCAATAGTCACATGAATCTCAACTGTAATCAGAGAGGTTGGCCTGCATCCTTCCATTGTCTAGCACATCTACTTGTAGACAATTGTGAACATCTGCCACTCTGCCAATTCTATATCCCATCATTGTAAGTTCAGATCAACATATACCACTAGCAGAATTTATTCATTACCAAATATTAAGCTGTGAGACCAGCACTATGTCTGGTACTAAATAAATGGCAACAAAAATGCTGACATGGGAGTTCAACCATTCATGCATTTGCAGATACTAACACAGGTAACAGTGAGTGAACAATCCTCCCCCTTTTTTTCATACCACTTAATacaattattaattttcttatttattgtgtgtatatgcacatctGTTTCTCTTATGACATGCCACAAGGGAAGGAACTACACCTATCTTGTTTGCCATTGTATCCCTGGGCCTTAGCAGAATGTGTTATACAAAGTAGATGGTCAAGTGtgtggaaaatgaataaatatggcCATGCATTGATTACCAGCTTCAACCAGCTTGTCATTTCATTACACTTTGTCAATTAGTCAAGAGACATTCCACATTTTCTCAATGTAAGCAGTGAACAGAACAACTGTTTTCTCTTCAGCACAATATCTTATAGCCTATtccaatcattaaaaagtaatcTGAAATTTCCCACTAGTCAGAATCACATTTATCCTGTCTTCATTAGACTGTCCTCCAACACACAACAAAACTAGAATGGCTGAGGCACAAATGAACAAGTACAAGAAAACAGTCCTTTCCAGCAACCTCTCAGACTTAAGAAGACAAGGACACACATGCacttggaagaaagaaaagaataatgaataGCATTTACCACCACACAGTCAGTACTGGCCTGGCTTTTAAGAGCTGTGAAGacttcagaaacttctttggcaAACTATTTTATGTTAAACAATAGAAATACTGTAGAAAGCCATGATAAAGGAAAACCTAAAATTAGTTAATgtcctgagtttttaaaaaagcaaaataaaatagcatgtaATAAGGTGAAGCctattaaacacacacaaaatcaaatcATCAAAATCTCAAACTTAACTCATTCTTTAGtaatataatattgtattataaagTCCTTTGGCTAGTCTTGACattgtagaaataattttatgtagAGTGCAAAACCTGGAAGAATATGAGAGCTGACAGTGAGAGcagctttttattttgtataaaatgGTACTTTAACAATACTGGCTTTCCCCAAATTAATTTACAgtcagttttatcatttttagcATATAAAGCCTCCTACTCCTAGTtaagtattttctgttttgtaaacTACTGGCATACTTAACCTTTTCATATCACTGAAaacatttattcatctattgTATGTAGATCgatcttttaaaaactgaatcgTGTTTAAAATACACTAAAGAAAattacttttcccttttctttttggcGAGCATTTCAAAGGTGGGGTAAATTCGGCCTCTtcactgtgttttcttttcttttttttctttttatggtcaCTTTGGTAACCACTGGAGTCACTGCCTTGGAAAACAGGGTCCTGGTCCTGAACTTCCtggtgctttttcttcttcttctttttctttggctcCTCCTCCCAGATGCCATTCACATTATTAGTATTCTGCAGGGCTGACTCTTCCATTGGAGTGTCATCTGCATCATCTGCTAGCTTTGTGGTACCACTGTCCACTTCATATGTCTCtgggtctttcttctttttcttctttttaggttTTTTAGCAGCTTCCTCAGTGCCattttctgtaacttcttcagaaACTTCAGAGCGCTTGAATTGTAAACTATAGAttaacagttaaaaaaattaacagaacaataagcaaaaaacaaagaacaaattgAGATCAAGATATCCCAACAGGCTAAGATTTTCTAAATAATGACTCCAGTACAAGACACATAACCATGGCATAAATACCAAATATTCTATCCTGTTATCCCTCAACCCACTAAAATATGTATGGGCTGCTGAATGTTAAattgaaaaatgttaaatttaacattaaattttaaattctttctttatgAATAACTTCTCCCAGACTGTTTCCACACATAAAAATGACATGAAAATCTTGTCAAAACATGTCTTCCAAGTTTTGGGTTGTTTCAGAAAAATTTGGTCACTGAACATTAAACACCACAATACCTAGGCTTATTAACCAAACCACTGACATCTAATAGAAAATATGATCTGGTATTTATCAAAGCAATGGAGTTTCCAGTCTACTATTTTAATCTTGTTTCAAATAATAGTCCATTGTTCTACTTAGCTGATACTAAGATAGATAGTATTACTTTAACATTGTGAATTATtttacaccactaaaataaaacatGGATCGATGAAGTAGCTTTCTCTCCAGAACTTCAGTCTTATACAGTAGCACTAGGCACATGTACCTAATCACTACCAAAAACATAACTTTagaaattcagttcctcagtcagaCTTAGTCATATTTCAATGCTCAATAGTGAGGCTGCTGTATTatgtatataaactgtatttctgTCATTACAGAAATTGAACAGCTGTTCCAGAACTTCAACCCATACTCTTGTAACTTTAaggcaaaatacagaaaaaattattagCAATAGCAGCATTTTAAGAGttgtctctctccttcttcctttaaACTTGGCTCCCATGGAATCAAGCTCAAGATCAGAGTTAATTCTTATAATAATTTCTATACAGaataatacagaaattaaaatatctgGCACAGAAGACAATAATCAAcacaattttttgtgtgtaaaaaCAAAGCAGGCCAATAGTTAGGAAGGTAATTGTGCTTTCAGTAGTTTCAAGTTTAGAggtcaactttaaaaaaaaagttaacaacaaaatagaaaatactcaGCAAAATTGagctattaaatattaaaatacagacCAGTTAGCTAGTCTGTGTTTCAGAATATTTATTTGATGCACTGTTACAGATTACTTAAGAGTATTGTTTATATTGACTTTATGGTTTGAAAGCATGAATATTCCTATAAACAGGTATTTTTAGAGAGGCTTattctctttaaaattaaaataaaattctctttaaaattcagaattaaatagaaattaaGTACCTAGTGATAATTACGTAATGATAAACTAACCTTGTGATATTTAGTTTTCCCCGAATGCAGAATACTCCAGCAGCATCTGAGTCTAAACGAAATACTTCAAATTCTAGTTCATCACCCATGTTTATCTCCATGGTTTGCCACTGCTCCGCTGACAACTGCTCAGGTTTAGGAATGGAGGCATTGAAACACCCATGTACTAAACAGCCAATGTGGCTAGAAGACACTTTATTAACTATACCctgggaagaagaaggaagagcgTAACATAAAGAACACATCCACAAAGTTAAAAGGTGAACCAAACTTTACAAGCTTCAAATAATCTtcaaagaacaaacatcaaattaaTGGTCTAATTTAATATGGAAAAAGTTTACCTCAATTAAAACTTACCACATGTCATGCCAAAACATCACTTTAGAATACCACTGGGTTTTGAGAAAGCTCAAACTTTATTATATAAGTAATTGCACATTAACTGTCTAACTGGGCACATTAACTTTCTAACTGGATAAACTAACCTGCCCCCGCCACCCTgtccaagaaaaaaaaccatCTAAACTCCCCACTGCAGGATTCCTTAGGGAGGACATTATTACTCTTTAGCTACATTGAAACCAAGCAAACCCCATATAACTTCTAAAAAGACCTCATATGCGTTTTATAACTGGGATCCATGTTACGTTTCTGTAAATAGACCAAATTTCAAAGCTTAAAAATGcattctttaattatttaatttagcaTGATGCAAGCATTCCATTAGAAGACAGCTTAccctttaaatgtaaatattgacCATGACTATTTTTTGGCTAAATCATGAAAGTATTATTAGAAgctttaaaactaaaacaaaagtatGTGCTATATGATTTTAAGATGAGACTTTgcataaaacttatttttcttctcagggTCAATATATACAAAGCATATAAATGAGactcagaaatattaaaaattcacattttctgaATTATAAAACTGCAAATAATGCTGACGTGTATACAATGCTGTTTAACATCAGCAACCCTTTACACATGTGACGGAATAAAACTTCCCTATCTGGTATGATCAGAAGTCTAGTGTTCCCACTGGTAGTTTCCAGATGGTCTAGATAAACAAACTGGTACagctataaaataaaagattattcggtaataaagataaataagttctCACCATAAAAAGACATAGcgaaaccttaaatgcatattgctaagtgaaagaagtcaatttGAAAAGGATACATACTCTattcttcttctttaaaaaggcaaaactatggaaacagtaaaaagatcagtggttgccagggattacaGGGAacggagggaagaagggagaaatgaataggtggagcacaagCGGTTTTCAGGAGAGGATAACTATTCCGTATCATACTATAATGGAAGATAAGTTGTTGGGATTCACTCAGGATAGTGGCAGAAATATTAAAGGGAAATATTAGGGAAAGTTATAGGGAATAGTCACAAACCTTTTTGGAAGGCCAAAAGGTTACATAGCTTGTAATAGCTGAACAGGCCGAAGACAGCCGGTTCTTACCTTAGAGCATTAAGTTACAGAGTAAATACTAGGGACAATAGAGGCTTCCCCAGTTAAGTCTGTTTACCCTACCTCTGTTAACTAACCTTTAAGTCAGATGGCCCTCTGCGGGGGCAGGGATACTGCCCCCAGTGATATTTACTTTAAACCTCGGTACCTGAGCTTTAATCATTCATAGAACTACTCACTTAACCATGTTAATTATCCAAAAGTGTGTGGACTCAGAGCTTCTGTTGTTAATTGTATACGAAATAAATGCCTGGAGTGTGAACTACTCAGGGCCAGCGGCAGTGACAAACCTCTCTTGGTGTGTAGGCAGTCGGACACTCAGCAGTACTGGCAAAACaatatctgtgtgtcagtgtacGTTTCATTCATCCATCTTTTAGGTCAAGGTCTGCAGGCAGACCCCTGCAGCTAATGCCCTCTTGTGAGGAGCAATACCTCAATAAATGCCATGACACATTTGTGGAaactcatagaatgtacaacacaaagactgaactctaatgtaaactacagactttacttgataataatgtatcaatattggcacaaaaattgtaacaaatgcaccataCTAATGCAAGTTAATGTTGATAATAGGGGAAAGGGGGTGGTTATATGGGAACTCTATACTCTccattcaatttttctgtaaacctaaaactgctgttaaaatatatatcaatttcagaaaatcaatgaaagaaaaggttttttaatatatgaatCCAGAACAACGGGAAAGCTACATGAAGGAGAGAGTGCATCTCAAGGCCTACCTCAcactacacacaaaaattatttgagaatGATCACAGACTTAAATGGAAAAGCTAAAACTAAAAGCTTGTAGAAGTCGACAGAACAGTATCTGCACAACTTTTCGGCAGACAAATTTCTTTGATAGGGTCCAGAAAGCAATAGTCATAAACATATACAATGATAAattggacctcatcaaaattaaaagtaactGTTCATCAAATAATACCATTACAAGTTAACAGACAAgtcacagattggaagaaaatattcaaaatacttaTCTGAAAAGAATTCATTTTAAGACTAAAAAGAACTGCTAtaagtcaataataaaaatacaaaaacccaattaaaaatgggcaaaatacttgAACAGGCCCTTCTTactgaaatatatgaaaa encodes the following:
- the POLR1F gene encoding DNA-directed RNA polymerase I subunit RPA43 produces the protein MAAGCSEAPRPAAASDGSLVGQAGVLPCLELPTYAAACALVNSRYSCLVAGPHQRHIALSPRYLNRKRTGIREQLDAELLRYSESLLGVPIAYDNIKVVGELGDIYDDQGHIHLNIEADFVIFCPEPGQKLMGIVNKVSSSHIGCLVHGCFNASIPKPEQLSAEQWQTMEINMGDELEFEVFRLDSDAAGVFCIRGKLNITSLQFKRSEVSEEVTENGTEEAAKKPKKKKKKKDPETYEVDSGTTKLADDADDTPMEESALQNTNNVNGIWEEEPKKKKKKKKHQEVQDQDPVFQGSDSSGYQSDHKKKKKKRKHSEEAEFTPPLKCSPKRKGKSNFL